The Acidobacteriota bacterium genome has a segment encoding these proteins:
- a CDS encoding ATP-binding protein, whose product MSAPASRRRGPLPVVAGSALAAAVLAVGLSLLVPGFLARDFDARSLAALRKQAVRTRREFSGLLASLAARKSRFAGPALPAKAADFFAIFRAAGLDPEKEGIALTDVGGDVQAWYGNVLSPENQWDPAALKEHGRDGGSVLVKSKASVYLVALQPIEGGRMLFHFALLAFNPPVRSSYISSYNALRPAPPFELAVDYWDFRDDIKGYQEFFTRHGDEFPSQSRQKNEIQTLYFPLRNEAGRITATVTLASPSLTSRLSAARDSLSLVVLLALIVSAGAGLVAFWSSPGFLRRHGFVPAALGAALLVVMRLLALPLGRLERLQSLSLFKPAVAGFSSWAGLTGSPIDILLTALTGLGLAVCAAALVFPRTEGREARRSVPLTVLAHIVAAAAAAGIVLALREACRLVVFNSNLSLLRWDLDVSRLSLQLGLFAVLAAALLVLAVVVRLAFRGLRTNCVFGLAAALAAAAAVLAVPPRSSALLAAVTAVLAAGVFAVAVRPGFARRREVWVAGLVIAALWLTRSVDGLNDARTRRLLETTVTHTVQSQAGWAKFLIEESLPVLDRSEARLVAYLKDPKDKGALAQELWEGTPVARANWYSSLEVRDAEGELYSRFSLNVPKFLGSSPDLPFSADWAIAPHAQTFIGREKDFLVGYKDFTEAGTPIGRVLLYVSLDPEMLPFLYSANPYFEVLRTDSLPSLGQIDFGCEIFDLGGRSLFNPRKLTAGLAATDLERLRRSAAPFWTTFREGGTVYDADLFRWGSRAYSLFVPRKNLRTQAVDFLRFFFVGLAAALLAAAAALAGGRASLGRPFWSFSSRVYAAFLAVAVVPMLLFTVFTRNLFDRLFTEQFVDDAAVHASYAQGLMEAFSNIQGTELSPAPSTQEDLAFWISETLSSDVILYQDAVVSASSRREFFESGLLPDIIDGEAYRDLVYDRKPYSVRRTRLGGYSFQTLTVPYEAGASTLFISLPFPFERQQLDKATRETVEFLVVLSALFVVLVLVFSRGIKSMIIVPVRKLLAGTREVGLGNLEVQIDHRSRDEMMTLIDGFNTMVRNLRAHEQELAEMSKKVAWTEMARKVAHEIKNPLTPIQLSAEHILRVYEDRRGDFDQALRESMSYIISEVENLRRIATEFMEIARDVTVRKEPVDLRLVLEEVLQPYRRLLAERIRFKLVAEGDDFRANGDEVKLKTAFRNVVANAVEAIGARGQVAVGVVRRGPRLVVTVSDTGSGMSRETAERIFDLYFSTKDAGTGLGLPITKKIVEEHGGTICVSSQPGRGTTVVIELPAGQ is encoded by the coding sequence ATGTCCGCGCCCGCCTCCCGGCGCCGCGGCCCGCTGCCGGTCGTGGCCGGCTCGGCCCTAGCCGCGGCGGTCCTCGCCGTCGGGCTCTCGCTCCTCGTGCCCGGTTTCCTGGCCAGGGATTTCGACGCCAGGAGCCTGGCCGCCCTGCGCAAGCAGGCCGTCCGCACCCGGCGGGAGTTCTCCGGCCTGCTGGCCTCCCTGGCGGCCCGGAAGTCCCGGTTCGCCGGGCCGGCTCTTCCCGCCAAGGCCGCGGATTTCTTCGCGATCTTCCGCGCCGCCGGCCTCGATCCGGAGAAGGAAGGCATCGCCCTGACGGACGTCGGCGGCGATGTCCAAGCCTGGTACGGCAACGTTCTGAGCCCCGAGAACCAGTGGGACCCGGCGGCCCTAAAGGAGCACGGGCGGGACGGCGGCTCGGTCCTGGTCAAGTCCAAAGCCTCGGTCTACCTCGTCGCCCTGCAGCCGATCGAGGGCGGCCGGATGCTCTTCCACTTCGCCCTGCTGGCTTTCAACCCTCCCGTCCGGTCCTCCTACATCAGCTCCTACAACGCCCTGCGCCCGGCTCCGCCGTTCGAGCTGGCCGTCGACTATTGGGACTTCCGGGACGACATCAAGGGCTACCAGGAGTTCTTCACCCGGCACGGCGACGAGTTCCCCAGCCAGTCCCGGCAGAAGAACGAGATCCAGACGCTCTACTTCCCGCTCCGGAACGAGGCCGGCCGCATCACGGCCACCGTCACCCTGGCCTCGCCGTCCCTGACCTCGCGGCTCTCGGCGGCGCGGGATAGCCTGAGCCTGGTGGTCCTGCTCGCCCTGATCGTCTCCGCCGGCGCGGGCCTTGTCGCCTTCTGGTCCTCGCCCGGGTTCCTGCGGCGGCACGGCTTCGTCCCGGCGGCCCTGGGCGCCGCCCTGCTCGTCGTGATGAGGCTCCTGGCCCTGCCGCTGGGCCGGCTCGAGCGGCTCCAATCCCTGTCCCTCTTCAAGCCGGCCGTGGCCGGATTCTCGTCCTGGGCCGGCCTGACCGGATCGCCGATCGACATCCTCCTGACCGCCCTGACCGGTCTCGGCCTCGCGGTCTGCGCCGCCGCTCTGGTTTTCCCGCGGACCGAGGGCCGGGAGGCCCGCCGGTCCGTCCCCCTGACCGTCCTGGCCCACATCGTCGCGGCCGCGGCCGCCGCCGGGATCGTGCTCGCCCTGCGGGAGGCCTGCCGGCTGGTCGTCTTCAATTCCAACCTGTCGCTCCTGCGCTGGGATCTCGACGTTTCGCGCCTGTCCCTGCAGCTCGGCCTCTTCGCCGTCCTGGCCGCGGCGCTCCTCGTCCTGGCCGTCGTCGTCCGTCTGGCCTTCCGGGGCTTGCGGACGAACTGTGTCTTCGGCCTGGCCGCCGCCCTGGCCGCGGCCGCCGCCGTCCTGGCCGTCCCTCCGCGCTCCTCGGCCCTGCTCGCGGCCGTCACCGCGGTCCTGGCCGCCGGGGTCTTCGCGGTCGCCGTCCGGCCGGGTTTCGCGCGGCGGCGCGAGGTCTGGGTGGCCGGCCTGGTCATCGCCGCGCTCTGGCTGACCCGCTCGGTCGACGGCCTGAACGACGCCCGCACCCGCCGCCTTCTCGAAACGACGGTGACCCATACGGTCCAGAGCCAGGCCGGCTGGGCCAAGTTCCTCATCGAGGAATCCCTGCCCGTCCTCGACCGCAGCGAGGCCCGGCTCGTCGCCTACCTCAAGGACCCCAAGGACAAGGGGGCCCTGGCCCAGGAGCTCTGGGAAGGGACCCCGGTGGCCCGGGCCAACTGGTATTCGAGCCTGGAGGTCCGCGACGCCGAGGGCGAGCTCTACAGCCGCTTCTCCCTGAACGTGCCCAAGTTCCTGGGCAGCTCGCCCGACCTGCCGTTCTCCGCGGACTGGGCCATCGCCCCCCACGCCCAGACCTTCATCGGCCGGGAGAAGGACTTTCTCGTCGGCTATAAGGACTTCACCGAGGCCGGCACGCCCATCGGCCGCGTCCTTCTCTATGTCTCCCTCGACCCGGAGATGCTGCCATTCCTCTACTCCGCCAATCCCTATTTCGAGGTGCTGCGGACCGATTCCCTGCCGTCCCTGGGCCAGATCGATTTCGGCTGCGAGATCTTCGACCTCGGGGGCCGGTCGCTGTTCAATCCGCGCAAGCTGACCGCCGGCCTGGCCGCAACTGACCTCGAGCGCCTGCGGCGGAGCGCGGCGCCGTTCTGGACGACGTTTCGGGAGGGCGGGACGGTCTACGACGCCGACCTCTTCCGCTGGGGCAGCCGCGCCTACAGCCTGTTCGTGCCGCGCAAGAATCTCCGGACCCAGGCGGTCGACTTCCTGCGCTTCTTCTTCGTCGGCCTGGCCGCGGCCCTGCTGGCGGCGGCCGCCGCCCTGGCCGGGGGCCGGGCGTCGCTCGGCCGGCCGTTCTGGTCGTTCTCGAGCCGCGTCTACGCCGCCTTCCTGGCCGTGGCCGTGGTCCCCATGCTCCTTTTCACGGTTTTCACCCGGAACCTCTTCGACCGCCTGTTCACCGAGCAGTTCGTCGACGATGCCGCTGTCCACGCCAGCTACGCCCAGGGGCTGATGGAGGCGTTCAGCAACATCCAGGGCACCGAGCTCTCGCCGGCCCCGTCGACGCAGGAGGACCTGGCTTTCTGGATCAGCGAGACCCTGTCGAGCGACGTCATCCTCTACCAGGACGCCGTGGTCAGCGCCTCGAGCCGCCGCGAGTTCTTCGAGAGCGGATTGCTGCCGGACATCATCGACGGGGAGGCCTACCGTGACCTCGTCTACGACCGCAAGCCCTACTCGGTCCGGCGGACCCGGCTGGGCGGCTACTCGTTCCAGACCCTGACCGTGCCCTACGAGGCCGGAGCCTCGACGCTGTTCATCTCCCTTCCCTTCCCGTTCGAGCGTCAGCAGCTCGACAAGGCCACCCGGGAGACCGTCGAGTTCCTCGTCGTCCTTTCGGCCTTGTTCGTCGTCCTGGTCCTCGTCTTCTCCCGGGGCATCAAGAGCATGATCATCGTCCCCGTGCGCAAGCTCCTGGCCGGGACCCGGGAGGTCGGCCTGGGCAACCTCGAGGTCCAGATCGATCACCGCTCCCGCGACGAGATGATGACCCTCATCGACGGCTTTAACACCATGGTCCGGAACCTCCGGGCCCACGAGCAGGAGCTGGCCGAGATGAGCAAGAAGGTGGCCTGGACCGAGATGGCCCGCAAGGTCGCCCATGAGATCAAGAACCCGCTGACGCCGATCCAGCTGTCGGCCGAGCACATCCTCAGGGTCTACGAGGACCGGCGCGGGGATTTCGACCAGGCCCTCCGGGAATCCATGTCCTACATCATCAGCGAGGTCGAAAACCTGCGGCGCATCGCCACGGAGTTCATGGAGATCGCCCGGGACGTGACGGTCCGCAAGGAGCCGGTCGACCTGCGGCTGGTCCTCGAAGAGGTCCTGCAGCCCTACCGCCGGCTGCTGGCCGAGCGCATCCGCTTCAAGCTCGTCGCCGAGGGGGACGATTTCCGGGCCAACGGCGACGAGGTCAAGCTCAAGACCGCCTTCCGCAATGTCGTCGCCAACGCCGTCGAGGCCATCGGGGCGCGGGGCCAGGTCGCGGTCGGGGTCGTCCGGCGCGGCCCCCGCCTCGTCGTCACGGTCAGCGACACCGGGTCGGGCATGAGCCGGGAGACGGCCGAGCGGATCTTCGACCTCTACTTCTCGACCAAGGACGCCGGGACAGGGCTCGGCCTGCCGATCACGAAGAAGATCGTCGAGGAGCATGGCGGCACGATCTGCGTCTCGAGCCAGCCGGGGCGGGGCACGACGGTCGTCATCGAGCTGCCGGCCGGCCAATGA